In the Oryza glaberrima chromosome 6, OglaRS2, whole genome shotgun sequence genome, one interval contains:
- the LOC127777659 gene encoding ribonucleoside-diphosphate reductase large subunit, protein MYVVKRDGRQETVHFDKITARLKKLSYGLSQEHCDPVLVAQKVCAGVYKGVTTSQLDELAAETAAAMTASHPDYASLAARIAVSNLHKNTKKSFSETIKDMYGHFNERSGLNAPLVAHDVYEVIMKNASRLDSEIIYDRDFDYDYFGFKTLERSYLLKLGGKVVERPQHMLMRVSVGIHKDDIESAIKTYHLMSQRWFTHASPTLFNAGTPRPQLSSCFLICMKDDSIEGIYDTLKECAVISKSAGGIGVSVHNIRATGSYIRGTNGTSNGIVPMLRVFNDTARYVDQGGGKRKGAFAVYLEPWHADIFEFLDLRKNHGKEEHRARDLFYALWVPDLFMQRVQNNQEWSLFCPNEAPGLADCWGDEFEKLYTKYEREGKAKKIVPAQTLWFDILKAQIETGTPYMLYKDTCNRKSNQQNLGTIKSSNLCTEIIEYTSPTETAVCNLASIALPRFVREKGVPIESHPSKLVGSSDSKNRYFDFDKLAEVTSTVTYNLNKIIDINYYPVETAKRSNMRHRPIGIGVQGLADTFILLGMPFDSPEAQQLNKDIFETIYFHSLKASAELAGKEGPYETYEGSPVSKGILQPDMWNVVPSDRWNWPSLRSTISKVGLRNSLLVAPMPTASTSQILGNNECFEPYTSNIYSRRVLSGEFVVVNKHLLHDLTEMGVWTPALKNKIIYEDGSVQKMTEIPDDLKAIYKTVWEIKQKTLVDMAVDRGCYIDQSQSLNVHMEQPNFGKLTSLHFHAWSKGLKTGMYYLRTRAAADAIKFTVDTALLKANGENGTKAAEEEDVEAKMAQMVCSLNNREECLACGS, encoded by the exons CGGTGCACTTCGACAAGATCACGGCGCGGCTGAAGAAGCTCAGCTACGGCCTCAGCCAGGAGCACTGCGACCCGGTGCTCGTCGCGCAGAAGGTATGCGCGGGTGTGTACAAGGGCGTCACCACCAGCCAGCTCGACGAGCTCGCTGCCGAGACTGCCGCCGCCATGACCGCGTCCCACCCCGACTACGCCTCG CTCGCGGCGAGGATTGCGGTTTCCAACCTGCACAAGAACACCAAGAAGTCCTTCTCGGAGAC GATTAAGGACATGTATGGACATTTCAACGAGAGATCTGGGCTGAATGCTCCTTTGGTTGCCCACGATGTATATGAAGTCATCATGAAG AATGCTTCTCGCTTGGACAGCGAGATAATTTATGATAGGGACTTCGATTATGATTATTTTGGTTTCAAGACTCTGGAGAGGTCTTACCTCCTGAAACTTGGCGGGAAGGTTGTTGAAAGGCCGCAACACATGTTAATGAGAGTTTCAGTGGGTATACACAAGGATGACATTGAGTCTGCTATCAAGACCTACCATCTGATGTCTCAGCGCTGGTTTACTCATGCTTCACCGACCCTTTTCAATGCTGGCACTCCAAGGCCCCAA TTAAGCAGCTGTTTCCTTATCTGCATGAAAGATGACAGCATTGAGGGAATCTATGATACTTTGAAGGAATGTGCTGTCATAAGCAAATCTGCTGGAGGAATTGGTGTATCAGTTCACAATATTCGAGCTACTGGGAGCTATATCCGTGGAACAAATGGAACCTCCAATGGGATTGTTCCTATGCTACGTGTTTTCAATGATACTGCCCGTTATGTTGATCAAGGTGGAGGCAAGAGAAAGG GTGCATTTGCTGTGTACTTGGAGCCTTGGCATGCGGATATTTTTGAGTTCCTTGATCTGAGAAAGAATCATGGGAAG GAGGAGCATCGTGCAAGGGATCTTTTCTATGCACTCTGGGTTCCTGATCTATTCATGCAAAGAGTCCAAAATAACCAAGAATGGTCATTGTTTTGTCCCAATGAAGCTCCAGGGTTAGCTGATTGCTGGGGTGATGAGTTTGAGAAACTGTACACAAAATATGAGAGAGAG GGCAAGGCAAAGAAAATTGTCCCAGCTCAGACCCTCTGGTTTGACATTTTAAAGGCACAGATAGAAACTGGTACACCATATATGCTTTACAAG GATACATGCAATAGGAAAAGTAACCAGCAGAATTTGGgcacaattaaatcttcaaactTATGCACTGAGATAATTGAGTACACAAGCCCTACTGAAACTGCTGTCTGCAATCTGGCATCTATTGCTTTACCACGTTTTGTAAGGGAAAAG GGTGTCCCCATAGAGTCCCATCCATCTAAACTTGTCGGGAGCAGTGATTCTAAAAatagatattttgactttgacaAGCTTGCTGAG GTTACTTCAACTGTCACATACAATCTCAACAAAATaattgatattaattattaccCTGTTGAAACCGcaaaaagatcaaatatgcggcACAGGCCAATTGGCATTGGTGTTCAAGGGTTGGCAGATACTTTCATATTACTTGGCATGCCATTTGATTCACCAGAG GCTCAGCAATTGAATAAGGATATCTTCGAAACTATTTACTTTCATTCTCTGAAAGCTTCCGCTGAGCTTGCTGGTAAAGAAGGTCCCTATGAAACATATGAAGGGAGCCCTGTCAGCAAG GGCATTCTCCAACCTGATATGTGGAATGTAGTTCCATCTGACAGATGGAACTGGCCATCTCTACGGagtactatttctaaagttggATTAAGAAACTCTCTTCTTGTTGCTCCAATGCCTACTGCTTCCACTAGTCAGATTCTTGGCAACAATGAATGCTTTGAACCTTATACATCTAACATATACAGCCGGCGGGTTCTAAG TGGGGAGTTTGTTGTGGTTAACAAGCATCTTCTCCATGATTTGACTGAAATGGGTGTTTGGACTCCAGCTCTGAAAAATAAGATAATTTATGAAGATGGTTCTGTTCAAAAGATGACAGAGATCCCAGATGATCTAAAAGCAATTTACAA AACGGTTTGGGAGATAAAGCAGAAAACGCTTGTTGACATGGCTGTTGATCGTGGATGCTACATTGATCAGAGCCAGAGTCTTAATGTTCACATGGAACAACCAAACTTTGGGAAGCTGACTTCTCTGCATTTCCATGCTTGGTCCAAG GGCCTGAAAACTGGGATGTATTATCTACGAACACGAGCAGCTGCTGACGCAATCAAGTTCACAGTTGATACTGCCCTTTTGAAGGCCAATGGA GAAAACGGCACCAAGGCTGCAGAGGAAGAGGACGTGGAAGCTAAAATGGCTCAAATGGTTTGTTCCTTGAACAACCGGGAGGAGTGCTTGGCGTGTGGAAGTTAG
- the LOC127775809 gene encoding DNA-directed RNA polymerase I subunit rpa43 isoform X2 — protein sequence MDALREAEAKLTVYVHPSNAADVRRAVARQLSSLLFSYEDRFDGVLLAHEATVESEQGKILNGLVPYFGVPVHANLLLYSPKPDMMLEGKVEMLGKESIHAIVLGVFSAAIMLDDIHEKFKFKRKKYGGKFVSRSDKQHVIKKGSMIRFSVKRVDAEMNCHVTGSLIPPHTGSMLWLSVHDDEYALEINSGKRSRDNKIKTEQHEQDHSVKSSGRKHKSKSRKRSFEER from the exons atggatGCGCTCCGGGAGGCAGAGGCCAAGCTGACGGTGTACGTGCACCCCTCCAACGCCGCCGacgtccgccgcgccgtcgcccgccagCTGAGCTCGCTCCTCTTCTC gtatGAAGATCGCTTCGATGGCGTACTATTGGCTCATGAAGCAACTGTAGAGAGTGAACAAGGCAAAATCCTGAATGGTTTGGTACCATACTTTGGCGTGCCCGTGCACGCAAATCTGCTGCTTTACTCTCCGAAACCAGACATGATGCTGG AAGGGAAGGTTGAAATGCTTGGAAAGGAATCAATACATGCCATTGTATTAGGGGTATTTTCAGCCGCCATCATGTTGGATGATATTCATGAGAAGTTCAAGTTCAAAAGA AAAAAGTATGGAGGAAAATTTGTAAGCCGGTCGGACAAACAGCACGTGATTAAAAAGGGAAGCATGATACGATTTTCTGTGAAAAG GGTGGATGCAGAAATGAATTGTCACGTAACTGGTTCTTTAATCCCACCTCACACTGGATCCATGCTTTGGTTGTCAGTACACGATGATGAATATGCATTGGAAATCAACAG CGGGAAAAGGTCAAGGGATAACAAAATTAAAACTGAGCAGCACGAACAAGATCACAGTGTGAAGAGTTCTGGAAGAAAACACAAGTCCAAGTCCCGAAAGAGGAGTTTTGAGGAAAGATGA
- the LOC127775809 gene encoding uncharacterized protein LOC127775809 isoform X3, with protein MDALREAEAKLTVYVHPSNAADVRRAVARQLSSLLFSYEDRFDGVLLAHEATVESEQGKILNGLVPYFGVPVHANLLLYSPKPDMMLGKVEMLGKESIHAIVLGVFSAAIMLDDIHEKFKFKRKKYGGKFVSRSDKQHVIKKGSMIRFSVKRVDAEMNCHVTGSLIPPHTGSMLWLSVHDDEYALEINSGKRSRDNKIKTEQHEQDHSVKSSGRKHKSKSRKRSFEER; from the exons atggatGCGCTCCGGGAGGCAGAGGCCAAGCTGACGGTGTACGTGCACCCCTCCAACGCCGCCGacgtccgccgcgccgtcgcccgccagCTGAGCTCGCTCCTCTTCTC gtatGAAGATCGCTTCGATGGCGTACTATTGGCTCATGAAGCAACTGTAGAGAGTGAACAAGGCAAAATCCTGAATGGTTTGGTACCATACTTTGGCGTGCCCGTGCACGCAAATCTGCTGCTTTACTCTCCGAAACCAGACATGATGCTGG GGAAGGTTGAAATGCTTGGAAAGGAATCAATACATGCCATTGTATTAGGGGTATTTTCAGCCGCCATCATGTTGGATGATATTCATGAGAAGTTCAAGTTCAAAAGA AAAAAGTATGGAGGAAAATTTGTAAGCCGGTCGGACAAACAGCACGTGATTAAAAAGGGAAGCATGATACGATTTTCTGTGAAAAG GGTGGATGCAGAAATGAATTGTCACGTAACTGGTTCTTTAATCCCACCTCACACTGGATCCATGCTTTGGTTGTCAGTACACGATGATGAATATGCATTGGAAATCAACAG CGGGAAAAGGTCAAGGGATAACAAAATTAAAACTGAGCAGCACGAACAAGATCACAGTGTGAAGAGTTCTGGAAGAAAACACAAGTCCAAGTCCCGAAAGAGGAGTTTTGAGGAAAGATGA
- the LOC127777181 gene encoding syntaxin-132-like, with translation MRNLLTDSFELSKVDQAPANVDIELGLQGGMSSSAQPGFEGFFEQVKEIEKLLETLTKLLKDLQNSNEESKIVTKASAMKEIKKRMEKDVNEVTKTARLAKSKVEKLNKDNAANREKPGFGKGSGVDRSRTTTTVSLTKRLRERISEFQTLREAIQKEYRDVVERRVFTVTGERADEETIDRLIETGDSEQIFQRAIQEQGRGRVLDTLQEIQERHDAVKEIEQKLLELQQIFLDMSVLVEAQGEILDNIESQVSGAAEHIQTGTNLLQKARFLQKNTRKWTCIGIVILLIIILIVVLSLKPWSK, from the exons ATGAGGAACCTTCTCACG GATTCGTTTGAGCTCAGCAAAGTGGACCAAGCCCCTGCAAATGTTGATATCGAGCTAGGGTTGCAGGGTGGCATGTCCAGTTCTGCGCAGCCTGGCTTTGAAGGCTTCTTTGAACAG GTCAAGGAGATCGAGAAGCTACTTGAAACATTGACAAAGTTACTGAAGGACCTTCAG AACTCAAATGAGGAGTCAAAAATTGTTACCAAGGCATCAGCCATGAAAG AGATTAAAAAGCGCATGGAGAAGGATGTCAATGAGGTGACAAAAACTGCACGTCTGGCAAAATCAAAAGTAGAGAAGTTGAATAAAGAC AATGCTGCAAACAGAGAAAAACCAGGCTTCGGTAAGGGTTCGGGAGTGGACAGATCCCGGACTACAACCACTGT CTCATTGACAAAGAGGTTGAGAGAACGGATATCTGAGTTTCAG ACATTAAGAGAGGCAATCCAGAAGGAATACCGGGATGTAGTGGAGCGGCGCGTTTTCACTG TCACTGGCGAGCGTGCTGACGAAGAG ACAATTGACAGGCTGATAGAAACTGGGGACAGTGAGCAAATTTTTCAGAGAGCTATTCAGGAACAAGGCCGTGGAAGG GTGCTTGACACTCTCCAAGAAATTCAGGAACGGCATGATGCAGTGAAAGAGATAGAGCAGAAGCTTCTTGAGCTGCAACAG ATTTTCCTCGACATGTCCGTGTTGGTTGAGGCTCAAGGCGAGATCCTGGACAATATAGAGTCACAG GTTTCAGGTGCAGCTGAACATATTCAGACTGGAACAAACCTCCTCCAGAAAGCAAGATTTCTGCAGAAGAACACACGGAAATGGACCTGCATAGGGATTGTCATCCTCCTCATAatcatcctcatcgtcgtcctctCCTTAAAGCCGTGGTCTAAGTAG
- the LOC127775809 gene encoding uncharacterized protein LOC127775809 isoform X1 — protein sequence MDALREAEAKLTVYVHPSNAADVRRAVARQLSSLLFSYEDRFDGVLLAHEATVESEQGKILNGLVPYFGVPVHANLLLYSPKPDMMLEGKVEMLGKESIHAIVLGVFSAAIMLDDIHEKFKFKRKKYGGKFVSRSDKQHVIKKGSMIRFSVKRYGLIFSPLDSFKIFIHCLLSTVKHLYSKVMALVCYYICNLLVVCSTCCTLFTNMHCSSMLELFFPWCAYYDRSPEKSHFDTMALKSNKKTM from the exons atggatGCGCTCCGGGAGGCAGAGGCCAAGCTGACGGTGTACGTGCACCCCTCCAACGCCGCCGacgtccgccgcgccgtcgcccgccagCTGAGCTCGCTCCTCTTCTC gtatGAAGATCGCTTCGATGGCGTACTATTGGCTCATGAAGCAACTGTAGAGAGTGAACAAGGCAAAATCCTGAATGGTTTGGTACCATACTTTGGCGTGCCCGTGCACGCAAATCTGCTGCTTTACTCTCCGAAACCAGACATGATGCTGG AAGGGAAGGTTGAAATGCTTGGAAAGGAATCAATACATGCCATTGTATTAGGGGTATTTTCAGCCGCCATCATGTTGGATGATATTCATGAGAAGTTCAAGTTCAAAAGA AAAAAGTATGGAGGAAAATTTGTAAGCCGGTCGGACAAACAGCACGTGATTAAAAAGGGAAGCATGATACGATTTTCTGTGAAAAGGTATGGGCTGATCTTTAGTCCCCTTGacagtttcaaaattttcattcatTGTTTGCTTTCCACTGTGAAACACCTTTATTCAAAAGTTATGGCACTTGTATGTTActatatttgtaatttgttaGTTGTATGCAGTACTTGCTGTACGTTGTTCACGAACATGCATTGTTCTAGCATGTTAGAATTGTTTTTCCCCTGGTGTGCTTATTATGACAGGAGCCCTGAAAAAAGTCATTTTGATACAATGGCTCTTAagtctaataaaaaaacaatgtga